Within Desulfobacter sp., the genomic segment ACCAGACCCAGATTGCATTTTTGAGACGTAAAATGGCCCTGATTAAATAGGGGTGATCATTAGATAGTAGGAAAAAACAGCACGGCAGGGCAGTGGGGCGAATAGGGTTTCACTGCCTTGTCGGTTTTATGAGGACAAAAATGACTGAATTTAAGTTTGATACCATGTTCCCCTTGGGGGAAGACACCACCGAGTACCGCCTGCTGACCAAGGACCATGTCAGGGTGAAGGAATTCGAAGGCAAAGAGGTCCTGCTGGTAGAACCCCAGGGCTTAAACCTGCTTTCCGAGACTGCGTTCAAGGATGTGGCCCACCTGTACCGGGTGGAACACCTGGAAAAGCTGCGGGACATCATTAATGATCCGGACAGTTCGGATAATGACCGCTACGTGGCCCTGGAACTGCTTAAAAACGCCGCCATTTCAGCGGAAAAAGTTTATCCCATGTGCCAGGATACGGGCACGGCCATTGTCATGGGCAAAAAAGGCCAGCAGGTCTGGACCTGGTCCGATGACGAGGAAGAGCTTTCCAGGGGCGCTTTTGAGGCCTATACCAAAAATTATCTGCGGTATTCCCAGAACGCGCCCCTGACCATGTACAAGGAGGCCAATACCAAGAACAACATGCCCGCCCAGGTGGACATCGCTTCGGTTCAGGGTGACGAATACAAGTTCCTGTTCATGGCCAAGGGGGGCGGGTCTGCCAACAAGACGGCCCTGTTCCAGATGACCAAGGCCGTGCTCAACTCCGAAGAGATTCTCATCAACTTCATGCTGGACAAGATGAAGGCGCTCGGCACTGCGGCCTGTCCGCCCTATCATATTGCCTTTGTCATCGGCGGCACCACGGCGGAACTCAACCTCAAGGCCGTGAAACTGGCCTCTGCCCGGTATCTGGATTCCCTGCCCACCCAGGGCAGCGACACCGGCCACGCCTTCCGTGACACCGACCTGGAGGAAAAGGTGCTGGCCAGGTCCTATGACCTGGGACTGGGCGCCCAGTTCGGGGGCAAGCATTTCGCCCTGGATATCCGGGTCATCCGCATGCCCCGCCACGGTGCCTCCTGCCCCATCGGCATCGGGGTATCCTGTTCCGCCGACCGGCAGATCAAAGGCAAGATCACCCGGGAGGGCATCTTCCTGGAGCAGCTGGAAGAAGATCCGGGCAAATACCTGCCCGCATCCGAGCCTGAAATGGCGCCGGCCGTAGAGATCGACCTGAACCGGCCCATGGACGATATCCGGGCCGAATTATCCAAATATCCGGTGTCCACCCGCCTTTCCCTTTCCGGAAAGATCATTGTGGCCCGGGATATCGCCCATGCCAAGTTCATGGAGCGGTATGAGGCCGGCGAGGGCCTGCCCGACTATATTAAAAACCATATCATTTACTACGCCGGCCCGGCCAAAACACCTGACGGCCAGGCCTCGGGCGCCTTCGGACCCACCACGGCCGGCCGCATGGATCCCTATGTGCCCGTATTCCAGAAGGAAGGGGCCTCCATGATCATGCTGGCCAAGGGCAACAGGACCCAGCAGGTCACCGATGCCTGCAAGGAATACGGCGGGTTCTACCTGGGGTCCCCCGGCGGTCCTGCCGCCCGCCTGGGCAAGGATTTTATTAAAAAGGTGGAACTTGTGGAATACGAGGAACTGGGCATGGAAGCCGTGTACATGATCACGGTGGAAAATTTCCCCGCCTTTATCATCGTGGACGACAAGGGCAATGATTTTTATGCCGGCCTGCTTTAACCGCTAGTCACATCGCATTATAAAAAAACCCGGGTACTGCCCGGGTTTTTTTTATTTGGAGGGTCCTGGGACAGAGATTTGAAAATGATTTGGCAATGGAAAAAAAGGCTGGAATGTGGTAGGATGGCTGGCGTATTTGGGGAGAATCAATGAGACAATATATCGCTGGAATCATTTTTGTACTCATCGTCGGTGCAGGGATGGTTCGGGCCGACGAAATCGTTCTGGAAAACGGGAACATTTTTTCGGGCAATGTCCTGGCGCTGACCGAAGATACGGTGTCCATCCTGGTCGACGGAAAGAGTATCATCATTGAGAGAGATGATGTTCATGCCGTATTTTTAGGGGAACAAACCCCTTTTTCATCCAAGGGGTATCCGGGCTTGAATGCAGGGAAGCATGATGGGGAACAACAAAGCCGCGGCACAGATCAAAAAATCGTTGAAAATTAGGGCTGTCCTGTTTATTTGGGCAATCTGCCTGGGGCTGCTGCCCATGGCCGGGGAGGCTTTGGCAGAAGAGGAACGCGCCCTTGACACCATTCATGTGGTCACCCCGGAATGGGCCGGGCAGACCAACCGTGACGGTTCAGGGCTCTTTTTTGAAATTGTCAGGGCGGTATATGAGCCCGCCGGCATTCATATGGATTTTAAACTGGTTCCCTGGAAGCGGTGCCAGGCCATGCTGGCCACGCCGCGCTCCGATGCCGACGCCATGCTCTGTACGTGGAAGCCCCATGCCCGGAAGCGGCGTCTGCTGACACCGGCATACCCCCTTTATGTGGAGCAGACCGCTGTCATCTTTAAAAAGGCGTCCAAGATATCCTGGCAGGGCATCCATTCCCTGGATTACAGGCGGGCGGTGTGGCTGAGGGGATACAACTACCACACCGATAGTCAAATGAAAAGCGTTCAACTCTCACTGCAGCATGAGGTGGATTCCTATGAAGAGGCATGGCGGCAGTTGAATTTGGACCGGTTTGATTTCTATATTGAGGCCCTCATAGACCTGGATGCGTATATCCGTGAAAAAAATATCGATATGCGCCTTTACCAGAAAGAGGTGCTCTGGCGGACCGATGCCTATGTGGCTTTTTCCAATACAGACCGGAGTCGGCGGCTCATAGCGGTGTTTGACCGGGAAATGTCACAGCTTTTTCAATCCGGGCGGCTGGCGCAGATCTACCGCAAATGGAAGCAGCCCTTTTTTTCGGAGCACTGGGAGGCCGTTTCCCCGTCCAAAGAATAAAATCCCCTTTCAAGGCCATTCTGGGCCTTGGTAGACTCAAAGATTTCCAGATAGTTTTAATACATTGTTATTGATGGCCAGGTTCATTTCCCTGTGGATGAATTCGTGGTGATGGGGCGCAAAGGGAAGGAATATCAATGAAACGGCCCTGGCCTTGATCCGGGCATCGGCAATAACCGGAAGATGGTCCTTCAGGGGCCTGGCCAGGGAGGCCAGGGTCAGCCGGATGCTCTGGATGGCCTCGGTTGCCGGCAGGGTAATGGGCATATGGGTGTTTTTCCTTATTTTCTGGTCTAGTCCGGGGACCGGCTGGGCAAGGGTGACCTGGCGGGAGATGCGCAAAAACACCTTGGGCCTGATTTTAAAGGCCGGCGCCCAGAAATGGAGTTCATCCGGTGCCGGGTCCAGGGCACCGGCGCCGGGAAGATTGGCCAGTGCCATGAGGTCTTTCCGGGTGTTCAGCGCCATCCCGCTGACCTCTGCTGAAATTTTCCAGAAGGGAATGAGCACATCCTCGGGCGTATCGGTTCCTGCCTCGCCGAACCGGATCCGGGCAAGCGCATCCTGCCTGGCCTGCCAGAGGCTGTCGCAGTTTTTGCAGAGCAGCACCAGGGAGTCGGACTGCCCTTCAAGGTCCCAGCCGCATCCCGGGCATACCCCGGATAGGATGCGGGTTTCCTTTTCCGGCCGGCAAAGGTCCTTGTCCGTATACTCCCCGAGGGAATCGGCGCTGCCCAGGGGGGTGTTGAGCACCCCGTCAAAGAGCTGTTCCCCTGCCCGGTAGACCGGGGAATATATCAGGCTGACGGCCTCGCCGATGTCTTCGGTGATCAATGCATTCCTGACGGATTTGGTCCGGCCGGAAAGGGCGGCCAGGCTGTCGCTGAGGGGGCGGGGCCGCAGGAATTTTCCCTTTGTCCTCACCGATACCCGTCTGAGTTTAAGGGCCTGGGAGCGGAAGCCCAGGGAAAAGGGCACCTTTTGCGGGGGATTGGCAGCGGCCAGGCAGGAGACATCGGTGAACCAGTGGTCCACACCGGACGGGGTGCAGGCGTACTGCACCCCCTTGAACCGCCAATAGGGCATGAACAAAAGCTCTGTGTCTTGGGGAATATCCTTATGGGGCGCCAGAAAAAAACGCCCGAATCCTTTCTGGGCAATGCAGGATCTGACCCGGCAATAGGGGCAGACAAAGAACCGGTCCGCCTCATCCAGAAACACCGGCGCCCCGCAGGAGGGGCAGTGATGTTCGACCGAAAAGTTAATGGCGTTCACCGCATTGGTCGCAGAACACCGCGTTGTTCAGGTTTTCCGCCCCGCATTTTTTACAGAATTTGGTGTCCGTTGCTTTTTCGCAGGCCGTGCCGCACCTGGGGCAGAATCGGGTCTCCGGGGTGATGTTTTTCCCGCATTGGCTGCACTTGTCCAGTATCACCTGCTGGTGGCCGCAGGAGGGGCAGAAGTTGGCGTCCGCCTGGATTTTGCTTTTGCATTCCGGGCAGGTGGTTTTGGCGGTGGTTTCCCCGGCGGTGCCGCCCATGGCCTGGGCAAATACCCCGGGCAGCATCATGCCCACCCCCATGCCCATGCCGGCACCGGCGCCGTCGGAGGCCAGCCCGCCGTTTCCTTCGGCAATTTTTTCCATGGCCATGGCTGTTTTCATTTGCATGAGCCGGTTCATGTCGTCAAACACCTCCACCCGGCTTTTGTCGTCAATGGCCTTCTGGACTTCAGGGGGCGGGGTGATGGCATTGATGTAAAGGTTGCTCAGGGCCAGGCCGAATTGTGAAAAGTCCTCTTTTACCCGCTCGGCCAGTCCCTGGGCCAGTTCATCATACTGGGCGGGCAGATCAAAGATAGAGGTGATCTGTTCGCCGATATAGTCGTTGAACCGGGAAACCACCACCCGGCTCAGGTACTGGCTGATGTCCTCGGTGGTGAACAGGCCCTGGGTGCCGGCGATGCGGTTGATGAACAGGGCCGGCTGGACAATGCGCATGTTGAATATGCCGAAGGCCCTCAGCCGCACCAGGCCCAGTTCCTTGTCCTTGAAAGCCACCGGGTCCCGGGTGCCCCATTTAAGGTTGGTGAAGGTCTTGAGGTTGGTGAAGTAGACTTCGGCCCGCAGGGGGCTGGTCATGCCCCAGGGCAGGCTGGCAATCTTGGTCAGCACCGGGATATTGGCGGTCTTGAGGGTGTGGCGGCCGGGCCCGAATGCGCCTACGGCCTTGCCGTTGTAGAAGAATACAGCGGCCTGGCTTTCCCTTACCGTAAGCTGGGCGCCGTATTTGATTTCGGCGGAACCGGTTTCCGGCAGGCGGTAAACCAGGGCATCCCCGGTATCGTCCAGCCATTCAAGTACTTCAAGAAAAATCAGGTTGTTGGTGCCCACGGTATTTCTCCTTCAGTTATGGATCATTTTTTTGGGGGTATCGGGTACGCTTTCCGGTGATTTAAGCGGTGCCCAAAAAATCGTCTGGATAGTATCGTTTCCATCTGGATGAGATTAATTTGTTATGCACCTATTGTCAAGCCGGGTCATCCGGGCGGGCATTTTAACATTCGGGGGGAAAGGAAGGGGGGGATGCTGAGAATGGCATCCCCCCGGATATTGGATAAACGGGCTCCTCGGATTGGGATCAGGCGCCTTTCTGGGGCCTCATATCCGCCATATTTATGCCGGCAACGGACACGGGCTTTTTCATGGCGTCACGGCGGAAGGGTTCGCCCAATTCCATGTTGGTCATGACTTCGATGAATGTTGTTTTACCGTCTTCCATCTGGGTTTTGATGGCGGCGTCAAGCTGATGGGTCAGTTCGTCCATGGTCCATGCTTTCACGCCGATAAGGCCGCAGGCTTTGGCGATTTCGGAGTAGTGGACCTGGCGGTCCAGTTCGGTGCCCACGAAATTATCGTCGAACCAGAGGGTGGTGTTCCGCTTTTCGGCGCCCCAGTGGTAGTTGCGGAAGATGATCATGGTGATGGCGGGCCAGTCGTCGCGGCCGCAGGCGGTCATTTCGTTCATGGATATACCGAAGGCCCCGTCCCCGGCAAAACCGACAACCGGCATATCGGGATGGGCGATTTTGGCGCCCAGGATGGCGGGGAAACCGTATCCGCAGGGGCCGAACATACCGGGGGCCAGATATTTGCGGCCGGCTTCGAAGGTGGGGTAGGCATTGCCAATGGCGCAGGAATTGCCGATGTCAGAGGATATAATGGCGTCCTGGGGCAGGGCCTTTTTGATGGCCCGCCATGCCATGCGGGAGGTGATCTTTTCGGGATCGGCTTCCTGGGCCCGGGCATTCCAGGTGGTGCCCGGATCGTCATGTTCATGGTCCATGGTCGAAAGTTCGGATTCCCAGGCTCCCTTGGTGGATTCGATCAGGGCCCTGCGCTCTGCACGGCCGGCATCGCCTGCGGTGTCGGAAAGCTGTGCCAGGATCCCCTTGGCAACTTTTTTGGCGTCGCCCACAATCCCTACGGTAACCGGCTTGGTCAGGCCGATGCGGTCGGGGTTGATATCCACCTGGATGATGGCCGCATCCTTGGGCCAGTAATCAATGCCGTAACCGGGCAGGGTGGAAAAGGGGTTAAGGCGGGTGCCCAGGGCCAGGACAACGTCGGCTTTGGCGATCAGCTCCATGCCGGCCTTGGACCCGTTGTATCCCAGGGGGCCTGCAAACAGGGGATGGGAGCCTGGGAATGCATCGTTGTGCTGGTAGCCGCAGCAGACCGGGGCATCCAGCCGCTCGGCCAGGGCCTTGGCATCTTCAATGGCATTGCCGATGACAACGCCGCCGCCGTTTAGGATGACGGGGAATCTGGCCGTGGAGAGCAGTTCAGCCGCCCTGGCAAGGGCTGCTTCTCCGCCGGCCGGCCGTTCAAACTCCACAACGGCCGGCAGCTCAATATCAATCACCTGGGTCCAGAAGTCCCGGGGGACGTTGATCTGGGCGGGTGCAGATGCCCGTTTGGCCTGTAGGATCACCCGGTTCAGCACCTCAGCCATGCGGGAGGGATGGAGCACCTCCTCCTGGTAGGCCACCATGTCTTCAAAGATGGCCATCTGGGGCACTTCCTGGAATCCGCCCTGGCCCATGGTCATATTGGCGGCCTGGGGGGTCACCAGCAGGAGGGGGGTATGGTTCCAGTACGCTGTTTTTACAGGCGTGACGAAATTGGTGATCCCGGGGCCGTTCTGGGCAATCATCATGGACATTTTGCCGGAAGCGCGGGTAAATCCGTCTGCCATCATGCCGGCGTTGCCTTCATGGCCGCAGTCCCAGAACGTGATCCCGGCTTTAGGGAAAAGGTCTGAAACCGGCATCATGGCCGAGCCGATGATACCGAAGGCGTTGTCTATACCATGCATCTGCAATATTTTTACAAATGCTTCTTCTGTGGTCATTTTCATTATCTTTCCTCCATTAATACTTTATTGCTCCGGTTTCATTTCAATTCTGAACTGAACTGCCGTGTCATGAGCCGTTCATAAAGCGTCGGCTTCAACCGTGAAATCAGGTATCCCAGTTTTCCGAAGAAGGTGAAGACCATCATGGGGCGTTCCTTCTCCACGCCTTTTCTGATCTGGGCGGCGACGAACCCGGGCGTCTGCTGCTTTCCGATCCGGGTCTGTTTGTGGCGGGTTATATTGCCGTCGCCGCCCAGGGCGCGGGTCTGCAGATTGGTCTCGATGAATCCGGGGCAGATGATCATGACGTGGACCCCCCGATGCCGCAATTCACACCGCAGAGAGGTGAAAAAACCGTGGAGCGCATGTTTGGATGCGGCATATCCGCAACGGGCGAGCAAGGGGGCAATTCCTGCAATGGATTCGTTGACGACGATACTGCCCCGGCTGTCCAGCAGATGGGCAAGGGCCGCCTTTGTCATATACACCGAACCGAAAAAGTTGACGGCCATGACCTTTTCCACCACCGAAACCGTTGTTTCTTCAAACAGGCTTCTTTGGGTGATCCCCGCGTTATTGAACAGAAGATCAATGGAGCCGAACCGCTTTATGGTTTCTTCCACTGTCTGTTTGCAGGCATGCTCATCCGTGACATCACATTCAAGGGCAAGAACATCATGGTTTTTGGATTCAAATTCCTGTTGCCTGAGGGCGAGGGTTTCGCCGTCCATATCTGCCAGAACGATGTTGGCGCCGGCACCTGCAAATTCCCAGGCCGTGGCAAGGCCGATGCCCGACGCGCCTCCGGTGATGAGAACGGTTTTCCCGCCAAAAGAGCGCCTAGGCACGGGTCACCCCCAAATTCTGTTTTTTGATTCTGGCAAAGAAAAAGGCGGTGGCAAGCCCGGCAATAATATGCCAGATGCCCCACCAGGCAACCAGAATGGCCATTCCCCCCAGGCCGTCAAAAAAGTTAAACACAAGAATCAGGCCCAGGGCGGAATTCTGAATCCCCACTTCCACACACACCGCCCTGCAGTCGGGTTCGGGCAGCCCCATTAATTTGCCGGCCCAGTAACCGATGTTCAATGCCAGGGCATTATGAAGAAGCACGGCGAAGACCACAATGCCCACATAGCTTAAAAAGTGCTGCCAGTTGGCAGCCAGGGCCCCGCAGACGATGAGGATGAAAAAGACCAGGGAAAATATCTTAAAGGGTTTTCTCACCTTTTCGGCAAGGCCCGGCATATATTTGCCGATGCTCATCCCAAGGATCAGGGGAATTCCCAGAATCAGGAATACGGCGATAAAAACGTCCACAGGATCAAGGCTGACCCGGCGCAGGATGGGTTCCGTGGCCGGGTTCAGGCGGCCCCAAAGGGAGAGGTTCAAGGGTGTCATGAAAATGGCGGCCACGGTGGATACGGCTGTCATGGAGATGGACACCGCGCTGTTCCCCCTGGCCAGGTAGGTAATGATGTTGGACAGGTTTCCCCCGGGGCATGCCGCCACCAGCATCATGCCCAG encodes:
- a CDS encoding fumarate hydratase — protein: MTEFKFDTMFPLGEDTTEYRLLTKDHVRVKEFEGKEVLLVEPQGLNLLSETAFKDVAHLYRVEHLEKLRDIINDPDSSDNDRYVALELLKNAAISAEKVYPMCQDTGTAIVMGKKGQQVWTWSDDEEELSRGAFEAYTKNYLRYSQNAPLTMYKEANTKNNMPAQVDIASVQGDEYKFLFMAKGGGSANKTALFQMTKAVLNSEEILINFMLDKMKALGTAACPPYHIAFVIGGTTAELNLKAVKLASARYLDSLPTQGSDTGHAFRDTDLEEKVLARSYDLGLGAQFGGKHFALDIRVIRMPRHGASCPIGIGVSCSADRQIKGKITREGIFLEQLEEDPGKYLPASEPEMAPAVEIDLNRPMDDIRAELSKYPVSTRLSLSGKIIVARDIAHAKFMERYEAGEGLPDYIKNHIIYYAGPAKTPDGQASGAFGPTTAGRMDPYVPVFQKEGASMIMLAKGNRTQQVTDACKEYGGFYLGSPGGPAARLGKDFIKKVELVEYEELGMEAVYMITVENFPAFIIVDDKGNDFYAGLL
- a CDS encoding transporter substrate-binding domain-containing protein — encoded protein: MMGNNKAAAQIKKSLKIRAVLFIWAICLGLLPMAGEALAEEERALDTIHVVTPEWAGQTNRDGSGLFFEIVRAVYEPAGIHMDFKLVPWKRCQAMLATPRSDADAMLCTWKPHARKRRLLTPAYPLYVEQTAVIFKKASKISWQGIHSLDYRRAVWLRGYNYHTDSQMKSVQLSLQHEVDSYEEAWRQLNLDRFDFYIEALIDLDAYIREKNIDMRLYQKEVLWRTDAYVAFSNTDRSRRLIAVFDREMSQLFQSGRLAQIYRKWKQPFFSEHWEAVSPSKE
- a CDS encoding SPFH domain-containing protein; this encodes MGTNNLIFLEVLEWLDDTGDALVYRLPETGSAEIKYGAQLTVRESQAAVFFYNGKAVGAFGPGRHTLKTANIPVLTKIASLPWGMTSPLRAEVYFTNLKTFTNLKWGTRDPVAFKDKELGLVRLRAFGIFNMRIVQPALFINRIAGTQGLFTTEDISQYLSRVVVSRFNDYIGEQITSIFDLPAQYDELAQGLAERVKEDFSQFGLALSNLYINAITPPPEVQKAIDDKSRVEVFDDMNRLMQMKTAMAMEKIAEGNGGLASDGAGAGMGMGVGMMLPGVFAQAMGGTAGETTAKTTCPECKSKIQADANFCPSCGHQQVILDKCSQCGKNITPETRFCPRCGTACEKATDTKFCKKCGAENLNNAVFCDQCGERH
- the xsc gene encoding sulfoacetaldehyde acetyltransferase; translated protein: MKMTTEEAFVKILQMHGIDNAFGIIGSAMMPVSDLFPKAGITFWDCGHEGNAGMMADGFTRASGKMSMMIAQNGPGITNFVTPVKTAYWNHTPLLLVTPQAANMTMGQGGFQEVPQMAIFEDMVAYQEEVLHPSRMAEVLNRVILQAKRASAPAQINVPRDFWTQVIDIELPAVVEFERPAGGEAALARAAELLSTARFPVILNGGGVVIGNAIEDAKALAERLDAPVCCGYQHNDAFPGSHPLFAGPLGYNGSKAGMELIAKADVVLALGTRLNPFSTLPGYGIDYWPKDAAIIQVDINPDRIGLTKPVTVGIVGDAKKVAKGILAQLSDTAGDAGRAERRALIESTKGAWESELSTMDHEHDDPGTTWNARAQEADPEKITSRMAWRAIKKALPQDAIISSDIGNSCAIGNAYPTFEAGRKYLAPGMFGPCGYGFPAILGAKIAHPDMPVVGFAGDGAFGISMNEMTACGRDDWPAITMIIFRNYHWGAEKRNTTLWFDDNFVGTELDRQVHYSEIAKACGLIGVKAWTMDELTHQLDAAIKTQMEDGKTTFIEVMTNMELGEPFRRDAMKKPVSVAGINMADMRPQKGA
- a CDS encoding SDR family oxidoreductase; translated protein: MPRRSFGGKTVLITGGASGIGLATAWEFAGAGANIVLADMDGETLALRQQEFESKNHDVLALECDVTDEHACKQTVEETIKRFGSIDLLFNNAGITQRSLFEETTVSVVEKVMAVNFFGSVYMTKAALAHLLDSRGSIVVNESIAGIAPLLARCGYAASKHALHGFFTSLRCELRHRGVHVMIICPGFIETNLQTRALGGDGNITRHKQTRIGKQQTPGFVAAQIRKGVEKERPMMVFTFFGKLGYLISRLKPTLYERLMTRQFSSELK
- a CDS encoding bile acid:sodium symporter family protein, whose amino-acid sequence is MDPAALDQVQLNFNPAGIAIINGAIGLMMLGVAIELRFEDFKRIIASPKAPAIGLAAQFILLPAFTFLLVMILKPYPSIALGMMLVAACPGGNLSNIITYLARGNSAVSISMTAVSTVAAIFMTPLNLSLWGRLNPATEPILRRVSLDPVDVFIAVFLILGIPLILGMSIGKYMPGLAEKVRKPFKIFSLVFFILIVCGALAANWQHFLSYVGIVVFAVLLHNALALNIGYWAGKLMGLPEPDCRAVCVEVGIQNSALGLILVFNFFDGLGGMAILVAWWGIWHIIAGLATAFFFARIKKQNLGVTRA